The genomic segment GCCTGACTCAATAATGGCGCCAGTCGGGACACCGCCCGACTGAGCCACCGTGCCGACGATATCGGTGATGGCGGTTCTCTTCAGCTCAAGCGCTGTCCTTGCTGCCGCTGCCGTCGTCGCGCCCGTACCACCTTTCGCGATGGGAACGATATTTTCAGTCGAGACCGCTCCCAGCCCGGCCAGTGTCGAGCCCCACTGCTGGATGATGCTTTGTGCCTGATCGGCGAGCTGCTTCACGTACCCCTGAACTGGGGCCAGCGTATAGCTCGCGCCGGCGACCGTGGGGCCGGCATATGCCGGGAAGATTGCCAGCACCGTTGCGCTGGCGATATTGGTCACCTCGTGAAGCGCACCATTCGGGCCAATAAATGCGTCACCCACCCGGCTGTTCGAGGCAAAATCGGTTCCTACGCCTGTCACACTCGTTGACCCATTTGTGACAGTTACTTTTCCGTCTCTGTACCACGGCATAAAGCTTCCTTAATTTGATCAATAAAAAACCCGCACTGGGCGGGCAAATAATTTCGAGATAATTCAATCGCTAATTTTTGCAAAAACCACAGGCAGAGAAAAATCAAAGGGGTTATTTAATGCGGTAGTTCTAAACCAGAGCTGTGAGGTAGCGAAATCAAAAAGAATTCCTGTTAACCTTCCGATATTGTCACCCGACAACATACGCATACTTGCATTGTTTATCATCAGGCATTCATTGGTCAGCGAACTGAGCGGCGCCGAATACCAATTAGTATAAAACCCCTGCGCATTTTGCGTGGACTTT from the Pseudomonas sp. N3-W genome contains:
- a CDS encoding phage tail protein; the encoded protein is MGDAFIGPNGALHEVTNIASATVLAIFPAYAGPTVAGASYTLAPVQGYVKQLADQAQSIIQQWGSTLAGLGAVSTENIVPIAKGGTGATTAAAARTALELKRTAITDIVGTVAQSGGVPTGAIIESGSTSSGSYTKFADGTLISIIKNAGPFPVAANAATVVGPFAVPVAFASGDFFCYAVAAPSATYDTSGVVGAYAVSQTSMSFAYRNGPVGQSIGNLKILCIGRWF